One window from the genome of Paenibacillus azoreducens encodes:
- a CDS encoding aldo/keto reductase gives MQYAYLGKSGLKVSRLCLGTMNFGPATDEKEAFRIMDAALDAGIQFFDTANIYGWGQNSGLTETIIGRWFAQGGGRREKVVLATKVHGDMHDPADGPNGAVGLSAYKIRRHLEGSLRRLQTDHIELYQMHHIDRHVSWDELWGAFELAVAQGKIGYVGSSNFAGWQIAEAQVKAQNRHFLGLVAEQHKYNLNCRLPELEVLPAAQAMGLGVIPWSPLDGGMLGRNALKMLEGTRSGRNPQKIEKHRDQLEAFADLCNELGEPQDNVALAWLMTHPAVTAPIIGPRTLEQLESSLRVIDIKLDEAVLKRLDEIFPGPGGEAPEAYAW, from the coding sequence TTGCAATACGCCTATCTCGGTAAATCAGGTCTTAAAGTTAGCCGCTTATGTCTGGGCACGATGAATTTCGGCCCTGCGACGGATGAAAAGGAAGCGTTCCGGATCATGGACGCCGCCTTGGATGCAGGAATTCAGTTTTTTGATACCGCTAACATTTACGGCTGGGGGCAAAATTCCGGTCTGACGGAAACGATCATCGGCCGCTGGTTCGCGCAAGGCGGAGGCCGCCGCGAAAAGGTGGTGCTCGCCACCAAGGTGCACGGAGACATGCATGACCCTGCCGACGGGCCGAATGGTGCGGTAGGCTTGTCTGCCTACAAGATCCGCCGTCATCTCGAGGGTTCGCTGAGACGCCTGCAAACCGATCATATCGAACTGTATCAGATGCACCATATAGATCGGCATGTTTCCTGGGACGAACTTTGGGGGGCGTTCGAGCTGGCAGTAGCTCAAGGCAAAATCGGTTATGTCGGCTCCAGCAATTTTGCCGGCTGGCAAATTGCAGAGGCACAGGTCAAAGCGCAAAACCGACACTTTCTCGGTCTAGTTGCCGAGCAGCATAAATACAATTTGAACTGCCGGCTGCCAGAGCTCGAAGTGCTTCCCGCCGCTCAAGCGATGGGACTCGGCGTCATTCCGTGGAGCCCGCTTGACGGTGGGATGCTCGGACGCAATGCGCTGAAAATGCTGGAAGGTACGCGCAGCGGCAGAAATCCGCAAAAGATCGAAAAACATCGCGACCAACTGGAAGCGTTTGCAGATTTGTGCAATGAGCTTGGCGAACCGCAGGACAACGTCGCGCTTGCCTGGCTCATGACCCATCCTGCCGTTACAGCTCCGATCATCGGACCAAGAACGTTGGAGCAGCTTGAGAGCTCGCTGCGCGTCATTGACATTAAACTGGATGAAGCCGTATTGAAACGCCTGGACGAAATATTCCCGGGGCCCGGAGGAGAAGCACCGGAAGCCTACGCCTGGTAA
- the ilvC gene encoding ketol-acid reductoisomerase, which yields MAITTYYEQDAELSVLKGKTVAVIGYGSQGHAQAQNLRDSGVKVIIGLREGKSFDKAKNDGFEVYSVAEATSKADIVQILMPDETQAAVYKNDIEPNLKKGAALMFSHGFNIHFGQIVAPKDADVLLVAPKSPGHMVRRTYVEGFGVPGLIAIEQDATGQAKQIGLAYAKGIGCTRAGVIETSFREETETDLFGEQAVLCGGVTALIKAGFETLVEAGYAPEMAYFECLHEMKLIVDMIYEGGMANMRDSISNTAEYGDYVTGPRVVTEETKKAMKEVLADIQQGKFARDFILENQSNRAFLNATRRNEANHQIEIVGKQLREMMHWIKK from the coding sequence ATGGCAATTACTACTTATTATGAGCAAGATGCAGAACTTAGCGTATTGAAAGGCAAAACCGTTGCCGTCATCGGTTACGGAAGCCAAGGGCATGCCCAAGCACAAAACCTGCGTGATAGCGGCGTAAAAGTTATTATCGGCCTGCGTGAAGGCAAATCCTTTGACAAAGCAAAAAACGACGGCTTTGAAGTTTATTCCGTTGCAGAAGCAACAAGCAAAGCGGACATCGTGCAAATTCTCATGCCGGATGAAACACAAGCTGCGGTGTATAAAAACGATATCGAGCCAAACCTGAAAAAAGGCGCGGCATTGATGTTCTCCCACGGCTTCAACATTCATTTCGGGCAAATCGTGGCTCCTAAAGATGCGGACGTGCTTCTGGTAGCGCCTAAATCTCCGGGCCACATGGTTCGCCGCACTTACGTTGAAGGTTTTGGCGTGCCGGGTCTCATCGCTATCGAGCAGGACGCTACAGGACAAGCAAAGCAAATCGGCCTTGCTTATGCGAAAGGCATCGGCTGTACCCGTGCAGGGGTTATCGAAACTTCGTTCCGCGAAGAAACCGAAACCGACTTGTTCGGTGAACAAGCTGTACTTTGCGGCGGCGTCACAGCCCTGATCAAAGCCGGCTTCGAAACGCTCGTAGAAGCAGGTTATGCTCCTGAGATGGCATACTTCGAGTGCTTGCATGAAATGAAGCTGATCGTCGACATGATTTATGAAGGCGGCATGGCTAACATGCGCGACTCCATCTCGAACACCGCTGAATACGGCGACTATGTGACTGGACCTCGCGTCGTGACCGAAGAAACGAAGAAAGCCATGAAAGAAGTGCTTGCCGATATCCAGCAAGGTAAGTTCGCTCGGGACTTTATCCTTGAAAACCAATCCAACCGCGCATTCCTGAATGCAACCCGCCGCAACGAAGCCAATCATCAGATTGAAATCGTGGGCAAACAGCTTCGTGAAATGATGCATTGGATCAAGAAATAA
- the ilvN gene encoding acetolactate synthase small subunit, with amino-acid sequence MSTRHTIAVLVNDQPGVLQRVSGLFGRRGFNIESITVGQSEETGLSRMVIVTVGDEQTLEQIEKQLYKLIDVIKVINLSSNPMVARELALIKVNAEPSERPEIMGVVETFRAAVVDIGSHNLMVQVVGDTTKIDAMIELLKPYGIRELSRTGVTAMIRGNV; translated from the coding sequence ATGAGTACGAGACATACCATTGCCGTTTTAGTAAATGATCAGCCGGGCGTTTTGCAGAGAGTTTCCGGATTGTTCGGAAGACGGGGCTTCAACATCGAAAGCATCACCGTTGGACAATCCGAAGAAACCGGACTTTCGCGGATGGTTATCGTAACCGTAGGCGATGAGCAGACATTGGAGCAGATTGAGAAACAGCTGTATAAGCTGATTGATGTCATTAAGGTCATCAACCTCAGCTCCAATCCGATGGTGGCTAGGGAACTCGCGCTGATCAAGGTAAACGCCGAACCGTCGGAACGTCCTGAAATCATGGGCGTGGTGGAAACCTTCCGGGCCGCGGTGGTAGATATCGGCAGCCATAACCTGATGGTTCAAGTGGTAGGGGACACAACCAAAATCGATGCAATGATCGAACTGCTGAAGCCTTATGGCATCCGGGAACTTTCCCGTACAGGCGTGACTGCAATGATCCGTGGAAACGTATAG